The genome window GGGGTACCCAGCGATGCTGCTATGTGAATCGGTCCGGTGGAATTGGCAATAAACAGACTGCTTAACGAACTAAGCGCTGTCAGTTCCAGAAGACTCAGCTTCCCGGCAAGACTGCAGGTCCGGCCATGAACTTCCAATTCAGAACATAAATTTACTTCTTTTTCCGAACCTGTTAAAACAATCCCTAAATCAGTTTTTTCCGCAAAAAGCCGCACTAATGACTTCATTTTATCCGCAGGAAGATCAACCGCCGAACCTCCGCTCCCGGGGTGCACAATAATAAAAGGAGACTTTACTCCGTGATCCTTCAGAAGCCCTGTTACCGCGGATAACGCTTCCTGATCAATCTTCACAGAATAATCTGCCGATTCTTCAGTAAGAGGTTCAGTTATTCCGAGCGGTCTTAACAGGCTAAAATTATATTCCGCCTCATGCTTTGCCGCCGTTTTCCTGTGTTCGAAGATTCTTTCATTAAAAAGGAATGAATACCACCGGTAGCCGGTCCCAATCCTAACGGGAATTCCAGCCCTGAAAAGCATGAGCGCAACTCTTAAATCAGGGGAAACTGCAATCGCTGTATCAAATTTCCTGCTTCGCAGCGTTTTGCTATTTGACGCGGTATCCGGCCTGCCGTTCTTTTCTGCCAGCAAAATTACCTCATCAATAAAGGGATGCCCCTTAAGCAGGTCTGCCGTATATGCCCTGACCAGAAAGGAAATTCTGGCTGCTGGATATTTTTTCCTCAGGGCTGATGCCATGGGAAGAGTCAGAACCAGGTCACCGATTCTGTCCGTTCTGACAATCAGAATATTCTGCGGTGCGGGGTTCATCTGATATCCTCAGTATGGAGCGTAAATCGCCAGGGAAGTTCGGCTGCTTTTGTAATGCCGATTCTGTGAGAGGTCCTTATTTCGAACTTCAGCTTTCTGAGCGGTTCGGTAATCATAATCTCATCACCGCGCAGGTCGGTTCCGTTATCACTTCTGCTGATATCAAGTCCTTTGCAGACATTTCCCGGTCCTGAAAGAAGTTTCTCAGGAGCAACATTTTTCCGCCCCCTGTTATTCCGTATATATTCAACGCCAAAGAGCGGATGCACGCTCCTGATAAGCACTGCCTGGCCGCTTCCCTGTTTTCCTGTCACCACATTGGCGCAATAGTGCATCCCATAGATAAAATAGACATAAAGAAATCCACCCGGACCGAACATAACGCGGTTCCTTGCCGTTTCCCCCTTGTGGGAGTGTGAAGCCGGCTCATGCTGTTCATATGCTTCTGTTTCAGTAATCATACCTCCGGCATAACCGGCGGGAGTTTTCTTAAGAAGAAGTTTACCAAGGAGGCGGGGTGCTGCTTCAGACGCGCGAAGCATAAAAATACGCTGAGATGTTTTCCTGAACTGATAAGAGGAGGTCAAGCGGAAGTCCGGATTAACCTGATTTTTTTCTCAGGTCGTCTATAATTGCCTGATAATATGCCCTGCGAGAGGGGTCTTTCAGGGCAAGATGCTGAAATACATCAATAGCCTCGGTGAAATTGCCCTGTGCCATATATATTTTACCCATGGTCTCAGAGTAGATTTTCGCGCCGGCATGTTCTTTTTCGGCGGCTGGATGCACTTCGGATGGTTCACCCGGCTTTGGCGGAGGAATTTTTGCCTTTGATATACGGCTCGCCAGTTCCGACAGATCTTCTTCTTCAAGGAGATCAAATGATATTTCCTCCTCAGCCTGTATCTGCGGTTTGGGTTCAGGTTCTTCCACAAACGTGGTTCTTCTGGTCAGAGTGAAGGGACTGCGGTGGCGGCGTATATTCTCAATCTGCTCGCTGTAAAACTCGAGAGTTTTCGGAGAGCCAATAATCACACTTCCCTTCTGAAATGCCAGAAGCGCGTTATCATAATCTCCGAGGAGTGTATATGCTTTGCCGAGAATAATATGCGCGGTCGCGTAATCAGGATATGCGTCAAGACCCTGCTTCAGGATATCCACAGCTCCGTTTATGTTATTACGGTCTAATTCAGAGTCAGCTTTCCTGACAAAGAGCGGGGTATCGGGACTGAAGTCATAGATGAGGTCTACCTTTTCGGTAAACCTCTCTAAAGGCGTCTTTGACACGGCTTATGCTTTCTTAGCGTAGGCGTGCCGTATTGATGTATAAGAAATAAATGAAAATCCGATAAAGAACAGTAACTGGAACGGAATAGCAGCCAGTTCAAGGAAATAGAGTGATGAACCGATACCAACCAGACAGTAAACTGCCATGATGGTCTCAACAATTGTTGATGTATCTATTCTGGTTGCTGCATACTTATTGTTCTTCCAGGAGTCCTTGCTGGATTCCACTTTGAACTTAGGAGTTCTTACAAACTCACTCTTGCGGCTCAGGAGTCCTTCAATAACTGCACGGGAGTTATTAACGGCCAGCCCCATGCTTCCCGCCATAAAGAGGGGGAAAAGCACAATTCTTTTTCTCCAGTTGGTATGGATATCCTTCTGTGAATAAAGATAAAAAAGGAATGAACTGATAAAAGCAAAAATGAATAATGACATGATGGCAAAATATGCTTCATGAGAACCGCTGTTCTTTACGTATATAAGCGGAACATTCAGAATTGCTGAAAGCAGAATAAACGGAAACGCCAGATTGTTGGTCAGATGAAACGTTGACTGCAGTTTTACGCGCAGCGGCTGATCTGATTTCCACACCAGCGGCAGGATTTTCTTCGCGGTTTCAACAGCACCCTTGGTCCATCTGAACTGCTGTGCTTTAAGTGCATTAATTTCAGCCGGAAGTTCAGCCGGTGAAGTGATATCCTTCAGGAATACGAATCTCCATCCGTTCAACTGTGCACGGTAGCTCAGGTCAAGATCTTCGGTAAGCGTATCCGCATGCCAGTTGCCGGCGTCTTCAATACAGTTCTTTCTCCAGATACCAGCGGTACCGTTGAAGTTGATAAAGAATCCTGCTTTATTACGTACGTTCTGTTCAATAACAAAGTGACCGTCAAGCGCGAGAGCCTGAGTCTTTGTCAGAATGGAATAATCTCCGTTCAGGTGCTCCCATCTGGTCTGCACCATTCCAACCTTCTCATCATTAAAGAAGGGGAGGGTTTTTTTCAGAAAGTCGGGCTGCGGAATAAAATCAGCATCAAAGATTGCGATATATTCCCCTTTTGCAATGGCCATACCTGCCTTAAGAGCACCGGCTTTAAAACCTTCTCTTGAACCTCTTCTGATGTGCTCGATATTAAAGCCTTCTGCTTTTTTTGCTTCAACTGCTCTGCGGACTATTTCGACCGTTTCATCGGTTGAATCGTCAAGCACCTGAATTTCCAGCTTATCCTTCGGATACTCAATCTTGCAAACGCTGTCAATCAGGCGTTCAACCACATACAGTTCGTTATACATCGGAAGCTGAATGGTCACCACTGACTCAGGCATCGTCTCGTCAGCGGGAGTAGGTTTTACGTTTTTGAATTTATTATAATAATAAATCATAATAAATCCGTGGCTTCCGAACACAAAAAGGATCGTTAGCGATATGAAGTACGATATAAGAACTATATCATCCATTTAAAAATTTTCTCTCTTATGATGTTTATATATATTTTTTTATCATTACCAGCCGGAAACCGTTTCCAGCAAAATGTCGTCAGTAATTCTGTCAAGAGCCGTTTCAATTGCCGAGCTCTTACCGGCAACCCCGTCAGCGGAAGCATAATCACCATAGTTTGAAAACTGCTTTTCATAAATCGTGATTTTCTTCACCAGATCCCTGTAGCGCACCTGCACGCTGATGGTAACTCTCCGTGCGGCAACGCTCTCTCCCGGGTTCACCACCGCCGGTGCGTCAGTAAACTGTGTGATTACACATTCAACAACTGCATCGGCCTGGGTTCTGTCGGTGATCGTAAAACTATTATCTTCAATGAATTTATTCAGCAGACCGGTGGAGAAATTTTCGCGAAGTCCCGGCTCGGCTGAACCGCTTTTATCCTCCGCAAAAGGAACAGCTAATGACTTCAGATGCGGGGGAACTGAAGCTCCTGTGAAGGAATAAGGACATCCAGCACAGCCTGCAAAAATAACGAAAATCGGGGCAATTACCAAGAACACCAGCCTCGCCCTTCCGGCCCGAAATACCCGGGTTTTTATGCTGTCCATGACTCCTCATCAATGTGATACTCTTCAATTTTTCTGTACAAGGTGCGGGGACTAATTGCCAGCAATTTGGCTGCCTTCCGCTTATTTCCGCCACTTGATTTCAGTGCGGTCAGAATTGCCTCCCTTTCAGCTTCCTGCAGGGTGATTGCTCCGTTTCCGTTCCGGTGCTGCTGAACTGCTTCATGTTTCTGGCTCTGCATTTCGGTAAGAAGCCGCTGAATTTCCAGAATATCCCGTTTTATTTCAAATAACGCGCGAAGCAGGAAATCCCGCTCCATCTCTTCAGGCGTTTTACCTGTTGAGACCGGCAGAAACCGGGAATCTTCTTTTTTCTCAGTATTAATCAGACCCGTAAGAGCATTTTCGGTTATCAGCGGGCTGCGGCTTATCGCTATTGCTGTCCTTACAACACTTCTGAGCTCCCTTACGTTCCCTGGCCAGTTGTATTCCATAAAACGCTCAATAACTCCGTCAGTAAAGCGGTAGCCGGATACATTGTTAGTCTCCTCATACTCATCAAGAAAGTGCTTTACCAGAAGCGGAATATCTTCCTTCCTTTTTCTCAGCGGCGGCAGGTCAATGATTACTGATTTGAGACGGTAATAAAAATCCTCTCTGAACCGCTTATTGGCCACTTCAAGCTCAAGATTTTTATTGGTAGCCGCAACAATCCTGATATCGGTTTTTGATACGGTGTCAGCCCCGACCGGCATAAACTCCCGCGTCTCGATTGCTCTCAGGAGCTTCACCTGCATAAGAAGCGGCATATCCGCTATTTCATCGAGGAACAGGGTTCCGCCGTTCGCCAGTTCAAAATATCCTTTGCGGTTTTCGGATGCGTTCGTGAAAGCTCCCTTCTTATGTCCGAATAACTCGCTTTCAAAAATTCCTTCCGGAATAGCTGCACAATTGATGCTTACCAACTGATTATTGCTTCGCGGGCTCAGATTATGAATCGCACGGGCAACCACTTCCTTGCCGGAACCGCTTTCACCATGAATCAGGACAGAGATATCAGACGAAGCAACCTGTTCAATAATAGACCGCACCGCCTGAATTTCTTTTGAGATGCCAACCAATCCTAAATCAGACATTGATACGGCTCCTCTTTTCATACACGGTGCCGGTGGTCAGTTCAATTGTCATCCCCTCTTTTGCAAGGATGATCCTGTTTTCGGGGAATTCACGGGTAAGCGCCAGGAGTCCCGGTTCCTGTTCAGAAGTATAATGAGTCAGAATAATCATTGTATGTTCATGTTTTTCGGCCAAAGAGCGGAATGAATCCGCTGAAACGTGTGAGCATTCGGAAATATATATATCAGGAGTTTCACCTGCCGGCATCAGATCAGCTTCACCGCCAATATCGCCGGTATAGAAAAGTGTTTTCCCTCCTGCCGTTATCAGAAAGCTTCCCGAATAAAATCCGCCGCCGGAGACATCATAGCCTTTATACTTATCAAGATGGCTGTTAGCAAACGGCAGCACAGAGATGCCGTCAGCAGGTCTGAACTCCGATCCGGTCCGGAATGGTGTATATACCGCCTGAAAACCGAAACGGTCTTCAAAGAGATAGGAATCTGCAAGCAGTCTTTTTACGGCAGATTCATCAGTCTGGTGAAAAAAAAGAGACACCGGAGCTGATCTTCTTCCAAGTTTCCACTGGGTAAAAAGTGACGGAAGCCCGGCCCAGTGATCAGCGTGCCGGTGAGAGATCATCACACCGCTGATGAGACTGAACGGAATACCCGCTGCAATCAGCGCGCGGGATATACCATCCCCGGCATCCATAAGAAGGTAATAATCGTTAAGCTGCAGAATGAATGACGAATGAAAACGATTCAGCTCCGCAAGCGCAGAGGAAGTGCCGATAAAAATCAGTTCCGCTGTCATCGGGAAGATTTCACAATTTTAGATTCGGTTTTAGTTTCTGCTTCAACCTGTTTTTTGATGGTTCTCGCTTCCATTTCGGTATCAAACTGACCCACCAAGACGATATAGAATAATGATCCGCCAATTTCTTTTTCTTCCATAAACGTATCAAACCCTTTGCCGGCAAGAGTATTCAGCAGACGCTCCGCGTTCAAGCGGTTCAGGAAGGCCCCTGCCTGAAGGGAGTAATAAACGGATTTGGATTCAGTCTGAACGGATTCAGCGGGTACTGTTTCCCCGGTCTCTGTAACCTCATCCGAATACTCAACCTTGTCAAGCTGCTTCAGATAAGGGGAATCAGGATAATTTTTTTTCAGGTTAGAGGCAATTTCCTTTGCACGGTTATATGAACCGAGAGCATAATAATAGGAATGGAGCCGGAACAGAGCCGCGTCATTATAGGCAAATGAAGGAAAGCGGGAAAGGAGCTGTTCAAATTTAACTACGGCTTTGTCATCCTCGGTCAGCAGCGCATCAAGGAATATATATGAGGGAGAATCCTTGGCGGAGGATTTCTGCAGTATCACCAGAACGGAGTCACTTCTGCCTGATTCAATAAGCCGCAGGCACTGAACAATATCAGGCGATTGTGACCATACCTGAAATGTAATGAGGACAATAGCGAGCAGGGCTTTCATAAACTGTAAACGCCTCCGCTAACCGGTTACACTGCCTCCGAACGAACCGGAGTTATCCGCTTATCTACCATTCTCACATAATCTCCAAAAAGCGTGGCAGAGGTGCCTTTTTTAATTTTAACTTCTACATAATCCCCTTCCCCTATATCATCAATACGGGGAATGATTACCACTTTATTGGAATCTGTCCTGCCGGCAAGGAATTCATCTGACTTTCTGCTTGCCCCCTCAATCAGAAGCACTTCATGCCTGCCGAGCATTGATTCGTTTATTTCGGCGGAAATTCTCTGCTGCAATGAAATGATTTCCTGCAGGCGTTTGGATTTTACTTCCTCAGCAACATCATCTTCCATACGGTAAGCTTTTGTGCCTTCACGGGGAGAATACTTAAACATATACGCACCGTCATAACGGACTTTGCTCATCACATCAAGAGTGGCAAGATGGTCTTCCCAGGTCTCCGTCGGGAAACCGGATATAATATCTGTTGAAAAGCTCACCCCGGGAATAATCCTGCGGGCTTTCTCCATCAGTTCAAGATAATGCTCAACCGTATACGTCCTGTTCATAAGTTCAAGAATACGGTTTGAACCTGACTGCACTGGCAGATGTATATATTTGCAGAGATTTTCATGCGCCGCAATCGTATATAACAGTTTATCTGACATATCCTGAGGATGCGAGGTGGTAAAACGGACACGGATTTTTCTATCAACCTCCGCCACCGCAGCGAGCAGATCGGCAAAATCATAATCACCGTCAGCATAGGAATTCACATTCTGGCCAAGCAGAGTTACTTCCCTGAATCCTCGTTCAGAAAGCATCCGGACTTCAGTCACAATCGAGGAAAGGCTTCTGCTTCTTTCACGTCCGCGAGTGAAGGGAACCACGCAGAAGGTGCAAAATTTATCACAGCCGCGCATCACGGAAATAAACGCGCTCAGACCGTCTTCGCGGTAAGGTATAATATCGTCGTAGGTTTCGGTTTTTGAAAGTTTTACCCCGATGCCCTTTTCACCTGCAAGAGCCAGCCCGATAAACTCCGGAATTCGTCTGTATTCATCCGGCCCTACCACCAGGTCAACAACTTTTTTTTCTTCAAGCAGGTCTTTGCGGAGACGTTCAGCCATACAGCCGAGAACACCCACCACCAGCCCCGGTTTTCCCTGTTTCAGCGTTTTCATATTGCCCAGACGTCCGTAAATACGTTCTTCGGCATTTTCGCGTATTGAGCAGGTGTTCATCAGTACCACATCAGCTTCCTGAAGAGTTGGTGAGACTGTGTAGCCATTTTCCCTGAGGATACCAAGGACAACCTCGGTATCGGCAAAATTCATCTGGCAGCCATAAGTTTCAATAAATACGCTGTTCTTTTTTTCCATTCAGTTCCGGAATTTTTTCAGTGTTTTAGTGTAAAAGGAATAAAAATATGAAGAGGAGCAGCAGGACGGGAAATCCTATAGCTCCTGATTGGAGAGAAAATATAAAACCACATTAACGAGTATCAGGGCAAGAATACCGAATACCGTCATAGCGGTACGCTCTCTCCTTTTTCTGTCCTGATGTATCTCCCCGCCTAATTCAAGCTCATCATCATCAGATTTAAAATATCCGAACATTACATCCTGGTCATTGGTTATTAACAATTATAATACAGCTCCTGTAAGAATACAGGGTTGAATCACGTTTACAAAATTAGGCAATTTTCTGACAAAAATGAACACCTTAGGATTGCCCATGTGTGAAAGAACACATGAGAATTGGTGTTCATGGTCATTTAGTTATTCCTGCCCAAAAATAATTTTTTGAGTTCTCAAAGTGCGGGGAAACCGGCTTTTAAGCCCCTGAGGGGTGATTGTTGCCGTGCCGATCACCGTACCATCATATTTGACGGCTACCTGCCCTTTTTGTGCTGAATCAATTTTTATGGTGCCTCCTGCCATATATTCCTTAAGGTCTCTCAAATCAGTGATTTCATACAGGTGACTGGTAATGGCACCGTTGAATACCTGGGCTGCAATTGACGAGAGAATGAAATTTCCATATTTATCGGCCGAGCCTAGTTTTAATCCAGCACGGCTGAACCAGGCCTCCGGATGAAAGTCGAAGCTCCGGTGAATGAACTGATACTCCCCTGACTTCACATAATACGTGTACTCATTAAGCACATCGGGCGTGATTCCAAAGTAACGGTGCAGATATTCCAGATCTTTCTGAAACTTCTTATAGCCGCCTGTTTTATACTGTTCATGATGATGTCTGCCCCCTTCAGAATCACCCGTAATTTCATCTTCCTTTATAAGCTTTGCAACAAAGAACCCTTCCGAGTTCACTTCCCAGGGAATAAGGCGGCGCGTATTATGCAGTTCCTGATTATCACCGAGAACCATTCCCGCTTCAGACTTCAGAGGAATCTCAACTGGAACTAGTTTAAAAGGAAACTTTCTGAGAAACTGTTCAAGTACCTGCTCATTTTCTTCAACGGTAAGAGTGCAGGTTGAATAAACCAGTTCACCCCTCTGCCTGAGCATTTTTGCGGCCGAGACCAGGAGACGGTACTGAATTTCCGCCAGGTTTTTTACCGAATCCGTAGTCCACCATTTATTAATCTCTCCCTTCTTCTGAAGAACCCCGAGACCGCTGCAGGGGACATCAACTAAAATTTTATCAAACCAGGAGTGAAATATCTTTGAAAGCATTTCTCCCTTGCCATGCATCACGGCTGCATTCATCACATTCATCCTTTCGGTATTAAAGGCGAGTGACTTTACCCGTTCTGCCGCGATATCATTGGCAATCAGGGTACCGCGGTTATTCATGAGTGCTGCCAGCTGTGTGGTTTTTGAACCGGGTGCAGCGCAAAGATCAAGCACTTTATCCTCCTCAGAAGGATTAAGCACCAGCGGCGGAATCATGGAAGAAAGTGACTGTATATAATAATACCCGAGGATGTGTTCAATCGTTTTGCCTGCCAGCCCTTCCGGGTCATCTATCTTCAGACAGAGAGGAATAAGCGGATGAACTTCAGATGAAATGGCATACTGATTCTGCAGTCGTTCCTTAAGACCCTCAGGAGTTATCCGTGCGGGATTGACCCGTATATATTCAGCGGGCTCCTGCATCAGAAATGCATCATAGCGTTCAGTCCATGATCTTCCGAACGCGCCGTCAAAATAGCCGCGCATCTGATCGCTGAAAGGAGTATAATTGCGGTTGGTTATCATTAGTAAAAATCTATTCAGCTGCAGAAAGAATCATCAGCGGCCAAGCACCTTTTCATAATAGGCCTCATACTGGGGTATGATGATATCTTTTCTGAACTTGTCATGAGCCCGTTTCCGCGCTTTATCAGAAAACATCTTATATTTCTTGTCGTTTGTCAGCAGGTCAAGCGTATATCTTGCCATCCGGTCTATATCGCCGATTTCTGCTATATATCCCGTCTCATTATGACGCACCAGTTCAGGCAGCCCTCCCACACTTGAACTGATGACCGGCACACCGCAGGACATTGCCTCAAGCGCCGCAAGACCAAAACTTTCTGACTGTGATGGAATCAGGAATAGATCGGCACAGTTTAGTATCTCAACAAGACCTTCCTGCTTTCCGAGAAAGACCACTTTGTTGCTTACATTCAGTTCGCGGGCAAGCCGTTCACATTCAGAGCGGTCGGGACCGTCACCCACCAGCACCAGCTTCACTGGTATTTTGTCTTCGATTTCCTTCAGCATTCTGATGGTATCCGTTACCCGTTTCACCGCGCGAAAGTTCGAAGTATGTAAAAGAAGTTTTTCACCATTCGGAGCCAGTTTCTGCTTCAGGCAGGAATCACTTTGCGGTTTAAATACCTCAGTATCAATGAAGTTTGGTATAACTTCTATTTCTTTATTGATTTCATAATTAGTGATCGTTTTTTCTTTCAGAAATCTTGATACCGCTGTAACGCCGTCGCTTTTCTCAATGCTGAACTTTACCAGATGGATAAACGAGGGTTCAAGTCCCACAAGCGTGATATCGGTGCCGTGCAGTGTGGTAATAATCTTTACATCATGATGCGGGGCAAGAATCTCCTTGGCAAGATGCGCGCTTGTGGCGTGGGGTATTGCATAATGAACATGCAGCAGGTCAAGGTTTTCAAACTTTGCTACTTCAACCATTTTGCTGGTCAGAGCGAGACTATACAGTGGAAATTCAAACAGAGGATAATTTCCCATTTCCACTTCATGAAAGAAGATATTGCTTACAAAATGATGCGAGAGTCTGAAAGGCATTGCATAGCTGATAAAATGGATTTCATGCCCCTTTTCTGCCAGGCTTTTGCCCAGTTCTGTTGCCACAACTCCGCTCCCGCCATACGTGGGGTAACAGGTAATTCCTATTTTCATAGTATTATATTCTTTCTTTAATCCGGCCGTTCATCAGGTGTCAGGCGCTTATCAAGGTTAGCCAGACGGATACTCAGATGATACATCAGTTCCGAAACTTTTCTGATCTTTTCAAAATTAATCTTCTCTATATCATCGGTCGGCTTATGATAGTCTTCCAGCATATAATCATAAAAGAAGACAACCGGGATTCCTTTTCTTGCGTAATGGTAATGATCGCTCCGTTCATATATACGATTGGGATCATCCGGCTCATCAAATTTATAATTAAACGCAAACTTAACGGTTTTTTTGTTAACTTCCTCAACGATTGCCTTGAGCTCAGAGGAAATCTTGTCCGAGCCAACCGAATAAATGGAATCCTGATGCTCGCGTCCGACCATATCAATATTAATCTGCGCGATAATCTTATCCATCCTGCCAAAATTATCACTCAGATAACTCGCTCCGAGCAGCCCCTTTTCCTCAGCTCCGTGAAGAACAACCAGCACCGAACGTTTGATGTTTTTTGCGCTTACCAGAGCCCGCGCGGCCTCAAGAACGGCAACAATACCGGACCCGTCATCGTCCGCGCCGTTATATACCTGTCCGCGGTCAATACCCACATGGTCATAATGGGCGCCAAGCGCGACAAATTCTTCCTTCAGCACCGGATCACTCCCCTCAACATAGCCAATAATATTTGTAGTATATCCTGCTTCCTGCTTTGCCATAATATCAAGCGTACCGCTGACACCGAGCACAAAGGCGGAGAGTTTCTCGCCTGCCTCTTTTTTCTGTATATACTCCGCATAAGAAAGGGGTGATCCTGAAAGAAGTTTTTTCAGCCCCTCCTCTTTCATCAGAAACACTCCGCGTCCCGGATTGCGGGTGGAAGCCTTTGAGGGAAGAGAGATGGCAGGTTTTGAAAGGGATGACCATTCCTCCTCGATACTCTTGTCACCGGTAAAAATGATTCCGGCCGCGCCTTTGCCATAAGCAGTAAAAAGTTTCGCTCCTGAGTATTCTTCTTCAACGGCGGGATCATTTTCCGGATTCAGAGCTTTTGGCACCCCTGAGGCGATAATCACCAGTTTGCCACGTACATCAAGCCCTTCATAGTCATTCCATCCCTGCTCAGGCACTTCAAGACCGTAGCCGGCAAAAATTACCGAATAGTTCAGAACGGTATCAGAACGGTACTTGCTCCAGCTTACTATTTCCTCACCAAACCGTACAACCTTTTTTACTTCTCCGACCCCCATATCGAGAGTAAATGTTGATTTATCACTTATTTTTGTCAGGGTGAGTTCCACCGGCATCCTGTAATCAGGATACTCCGGCAACGGTTTGACCCCTGATTTTTTTAATTCAGAGATAATAAACAACTGGGAAAGGCGGTCACCTCTGGTGGCTGCTTCCCGCCCCTCGAACTCATCAGAGGCCAGAACTTCCAGGTTTGCCCTGAGATTGGTGATGCTGATCAGCCCTTTTTCCTGTGTATGCAGAATCAGGAAAGGAAGGATCAGCAGTAGTATCAGATTGGAACGTATTTTCATATTTTTAATGAATTATTAATAGACTACTACTAAAACTGTAAATTTAGATGCATTGTTCAAATCCACCGGCAGGGATTCAAAAAAAATTACCACCCGGCCCGGCATGCCGGATAACCGGGGAGGAATAATCGCTCTCTTTGATTTATTTACTGCGTGTAACTTTGATAACAAATATAGATATTCGATTCGTAGAATTCTCGAAAATATCCGTAAAGGCATTAATTTGATGACAAAACGCAGGA of Ignavibacteriales bacterium contains these proteins:
- the bshA gene encoding N-acetyl-alpha-D-glucosaminyl L-malate synthase BshA yields the protein MKIGITCYPTYGGSGVVATELGKSLAEKGHEIHFISYAMPFRLSHHFVSNIFFHEVEMGNYPLFEFPLYSLALTSKMVEVAKFENLDLLHVHYAIPHATSAHLAKEILAPHHDVKIITTLHGTDITLVGLEPSFIHLVKFSIEKSDGVTAVSRFLKEKTITNYEINKEIEVIPNFIDTEVFKPQSDSCLKQKLAPNGEKLLLHTSNFRAVKRVTDTIRMLKEIEDKIPVKLVLVGDGPDRSECERLARELNVSNKVVFLGKQEGLVEILNCADLFLIPSQSESFGLAALEAMSCGVPVISSSVGGLPELVRHNETGYIAEIGDIDRMARYTLDLLTNDKKYKMFSDKARKRAHDKFRKDIIIPQYEAYYEKVLGR
- a CDS encoding NOL1/NOP2/sun family putative RNA methylase gives rise to the protein MITNRNYTPFSDQMRGYFDGAFGRSWTERYDAFLMQEPAEYIRVNPARITPEGLKERLQNQYAISSEVHPLIPLCLKIDDPEGLAGKTIEHILGYYYIQSLSSMIPPLVLNPSEEDKVLDLCAAPGSKTTQLAALMNNRGTLIANDIAAERVKSLAFNTERMNVMNAAVMHGKGEMLSKIFHSWFDKILVDVPCSGLGVLQKKGEINKWWTTDSVKNLAEIQYRLLVSAAKMLRQRGELVYSTCTLTVEENEQVLEQFLRKFPFKLVPVEIPLKSEAGMVLGDNQELHNTRRLIPWEVNSEGFFVAKLIKEDEITGDSEGGRHHHEQYKTGGYKKFQKDLEYLHRYFGITPDVLNEYTYYVKSGEYQFIHRSFDFHPEAWFSRAGLKLGSADKYGNFILSSIAAQVFNGAITSHLYEITDLRDLKEYMAGGTIKIDSAQKGQVAVKYDGTVIGTATITPQGLKSRFPRTLRTQKIIFGQE
- a CDS encoding M20/M25/M40 family metallo-hydrolase, producing the protein MKIRSNLILLLILPFLILHTQEKGLISITNLRANLEVLASDEFEGREAATRGDRLSQLFIISELKKSGVKPLPEYPDYRMPVELTLTKISDKSTFTLDMGVGEVKKVVRFGEEIVSWSKYRSDTVLNYSVIFAGYGLEVPEQGWNDYEGLDVRGKLVIIASGVPKALNPENDPAVEEEYSGAKLFTAYGKGAAGIIFTGDKSIEEEWSSLSKPAISLPSKASTRNPGRGVFLMKEEGLKKLLSGSPLSYAEYIQKKEAGEKLSAFVLGVSGTLDIMAKQEAGYTTNIIGYVEGSDPVLKEEFVALGAHYDHVGIDRGQVYNGADDDGSGIVAVLEAARALVSAKNIKRSVLVVLHGAEEKGLLGASYLSDNFGRMDKIIAQINIDMVGREHQDSIYSVGSDKISSELKAIVEEVNKKTVKFAFNYKFDEPDDPNRIYERSDHYHYARKGIPVVFFYDYMLEDYHKPTDDIEKINFEKIRKVSELMYHLSIRLANLDKRLTPDERPD